The following proteins come from a genomic window of Acidobacteriota bacterium:
- a CDS encoding RNA polymerase subunit sigma-70 yields MASTAPTLSEQALIERVKAGESELFYQLIEAYQRAVFSAAYSVLANEADAEDVAQEAFLKAYSRLDQFRGECKFSTWLVQIAVNEARMRRRKDRKALYDSIDEGYQDESGDYFPCDYADWREIPSEALEQNELKTALSRAISSLKPMYREVFILRDVQGLNVRETAEALGLNEALVRTRLLRARLQMRDALAPGYDGSWVSGSASYKKVRPF; encoded by the coding sequence ATGGCGAGTACCGCACCAACTCTGTCGGAGCAAGCGCTGATCGAGCGCGTTAAGGCTGGAGAGTCAGAGCTCTTTTACCAGCTCATTGAGGCTTATCAGCGGGCGGTCTTCTCAGCTGCGTACTCGGTCCTGGCGAATGAGGCTGACGCCGAGGACGTCGCGCAAGAAGCCTTTCTGAAAGCGTACTCACGGCTTGATCAGTTCCGAGGCGAGTGCAAATTTAGTACATGGCTGGTCCAGATCGCAGTGAATGAAGCGCGTATGCGCCGCCGTAAGGATCGAAAGGCTCTCTACGACTCCATAGATGAGGGTTATCAAGACGAATCCGGCGATTATTTTCCCTGTGACTACGCAGATTGGCGAGAGATTCCGTCCGAAGCTCTCGAACAGAACGAACTCAAGACAGCCCTGTCGCGAGCGATCAGCTCGCTGAAGCCCATGTACAGGGAAGTCTTTATTCTGCGGGATGTGCAAGGACTGAATGTCCGTGAGACGGCCGAAGCTTTGGGCCTTAATGAAGCGCTCGTGCGCACAAGATTATTGCGCGCTCGGCTCCAGATGCGTGACGCGTTGGCACCTGGATATGACGGATCGTGGGTAAGTGGTAGTGCATCTTATAAAAAGGTCAGACCCTTTTAA
- a CDS encoding DoxX family protein: protein MSSIRSRATGVYTAFANATNYLQSPLLLVVRLYWGWQFFQTGWGKLQDIPKVVDFFTSLGLPFPNVTAYVVGTSECVGGILLFLGLGSRLISLPLLADMLGAYVTADREALRAIFSEPGKFYAADPYTFLFAALLILVFGPGKISVDALIGRLIGREKRVFINAASAVGLGGKGFCSRVTCAADANLKQPGFAESFSPLTDCMIVISASALN from the coding sequence ATGAGCAGCATTCGATCCAGAGCGACAGGCGTGTACACCGCGTTTGCGAACGCCACCAACTACTTGCAGTCACCACTTCTTCTTGTCGTGCGTCTGTACTGGGGATGGCAATTCTTCCAAACCGGATGGGGAAAACTGCAGGACATCCCCAAAGTTGTGGACTTCTTCACCAGTCTCGGCCTTCCGTTTCCGAACGTCACTGCCTATGTTGTAGGAACCAGCGAGTGTGTCGGTGGAATCCTGCTGTTCCTTGGGCTGGGATCGCGACTGATCTCGCTTCCATTGCTTGCTGACATGCTGGGAGCTTATGTAACCGCAGATCGCGAAGCCCTGCGCGCAATTTTTTCAGAGCCAGGCAAGTTTTACGCGGCAGATCCGTACACGTTCTTGTTCGCGGCGCTTCTGATACTCGTCTTCGGGCCAGGAAAGATCTCGGTCGACGCGTTAATTGGACGACTGATCGGACGAGAGAAACGAGTTTTCATCAATGCCGCGTCGGCAGTTGGGCTGGGCGGTAAAGGTTTTTGCAGCCGCGTCACTTGTGCTGCCGACGCGAATCTGAAACAGCCGGGTTTTGCGGAGTCGTTTTCTCCACTCACTGACTGCATGATCGTGATCTCGGCATCCGCGCTCAATTGA